In Hyphomicrobium denitrificans 1NES1, one DNA window encodes the following:
- a CDS encoding cold-shock protein, with translation MGDTKRPGLSGNLQPVSTGPEVMDDAAIEVFEVAGMIKWFDASKGYGFIVPDNGLPDILLHVTCLRAGGFQTAYEGARVHCEVLRRSKGMQAFRILSMDESTAIHPSQLPQRTHVIVQAESDWERAYVKWFNRVRGFGFLTRGEGTPDIFCHMETLRRFGFTELRPGQIVQVRWGYGSKGCMAAELRPDGVPTGLPSRN, from the coding sequence ATGGGGGATACAAAGCGTCCCGGCCTTTCGGGGAACCTACAACCGGTTTCGACCGGACCCGAAGTTATGGACGACGCGGCGATCGAGGTTTTCGAGGTCGCTGGAATGATAAAGTGGTTCGATGCTTCCAAGGGATACGGCTTCATTGTCCCGGATAATGGCCTGCCCGATATTCTTCTTCACGTGACGTGTCTCAGGGCAGGCGGTTTCCAGACGGCCTATGAAGGCGCTCGCGTCCACTGCGAGGTGTTGCGCCGCTCCAAGGGGATGCAGGCATTTCGCATTCTCAGCATGGATGAAAGCACTGCCATCCATCCCTCTCAACTGCCGCAGCGCACGCACGTCATCGTGCAGGCGGAAAGCGATTGGGAGCGGGCCTACGTGAAGTGGTTCAACCGCGTGCGGGGCTTCGGCTTCTTGACACGTGGCGAAGGGACGCCCGATATCTTCTGCCACATGGAGACGTTGCGGCGGTTCGGCTTTACCGAGCTTCGTCCTGGCCAGATCGTTCAGGTCCGGTGGGGTTATGGATCGAAGGGCTGCATGGCTGCGGAGCTTCGGCCGGATGGCGTGCCGACAGGGCTGCCGTCGCGTAATTGA